One Candidatus Bathyarchaeota archaeon genomic window, ACGAAGAAGTGCATGCTTTACATGGTATAGATTTGAAGATAAAAAATGGAGAAATGGTCGCTGTCGTAGGTCCATCAGGCAGCGGAAAATCAACATTGCTGAACATGATAGGGGCGCTTGATCGTCCTTCAAAAGGAAGGATTTTGATCGATAATACAGATATTACACGTCTCAAAGAATCTACTCTTGCAAAATTTAGAAATAGAAAGGTAGGATTCGTTTTCCAGACATATAATTTGATAGCTAGATCTAAGGTAGAAAAAAACATAGAGTTACCCGCTATAATGAGTGGCGCAACTAAGAAAGCCCGAAAAAATCGCGTTAACGATCTCTTAGAGTTGGTAGGTCTGGGAGGGATGCAAAGTCGTAAACCCAATACACTTAGCGGGGGCCAACAACAGCGTGTTGCAATAGCCAGAGCGCTTGTAAACGACCCTACTTTTATACTAGCTGATGAGCCAACAGGTAATTTAGACTCCAAAACAGGTGATGAAATAGCAAATATTTTGATTAAGATTAACCAAGAGAGAAAAGCTACAATAGTTATAGTGACTCATGACCTTGAATTAGCAGATAAAACACAAAGAATATTGCATCTAAGGGATGGAAAAGTAGAAAAAGAAACTGAAGGGTTC contains:
- a CDS encoding ABC transporter ATP-binding protein; this translates as MSDSKKKPRRSRKYAIETYDLWKTYKTAYEEVHALHGIDLKIKNGEMVAVVGPSGSGKSTLLNMIGALDRPSKGRILIDNTDITRLKESTLAKFRNRKVGFVFQTYNLIARSKVEKNIELPAIMSGATKKARKNRVNDLLELVGLGGMQSRKPNTLSGGQQQRVAIARALVNDPTFILADEPTGNLDSKTGDEIANILIKINQERKATIVIVTHDLELADKTQRILHLRDGKVEKETEGFSYPIKNFKNK